The Chlorocebus sabaeus isolate Y175 chromosome 6, mChlSab1.0.hap1, whole genome shotgun sequence genome has a segment encoding these proteins:
- the C2CD4C gene encoding C2 calcium-dependent domain-containing protein 4C produces MRKTNMWFLERLRGSGENGAARGAGSEAGDKASKGPLYSNVLTPDKIPDFFIPPKLPSGPLEGEGQAALGPSTSEQNLASATPRQTPRSPRLPAKLAAESKNLLKAATRHVIQIESAEEWPPEEATDTDPQAQGAMSLPSVPKAQTSYGFTTLAESPHTRRKESLFHSEHGALAQVGSLGAGRRRAAAKANGGDGGPREAGGALMSPGRYFSGGESDTGSSAESSPFGSPLLSRSVSLLKGFAQDSQAKVSQLRHSVGRHGSLSADDSTPDTSPGSRRRLTRRAPLEPGPESGQARGEHTVPVGPRGSVRLLAEYEAGQARLRVRLLAAEGLYDRLYDARGINCCVGLCLVPGKLQKQRSTIIKNSRHPVFNEDFFFDGLGPASVRKLALRIKVVNKGSSLKRDTLLGEKELPLTSLLPFL; encoded by the coding sequence ATGAGAAAAACCAACATGTGGTTCTTGGAGCGGCTTCGGGGGTCTGGGGAGAACGGTGCTGCCCGGGGCGCGGGGAGTGAGGCGGGGGACAAGGCCTCCAAGGGGCCCCTCTACAGCAATGTGCTGACGCCGGACAAGATCCCCGACTTTTTCATCCCCCCCAAGCTGCCCTCGGGCCCCTTGGAGGGCGAGGGACAGGCCGCGCTGGGCCCGTCCACGTCAGAACAGAACCTGGCCTCCGCGACCCCCCGCCAGACCCCACGGAGCCCCCGGCTGCCTGCCAAGCTGGCAGCCGAGAGCAAGAACCTGCTGAAGGCAGCCACCCGGCACGTGATCCAGATCGAGAGTGCTGAGGAGTGGCCGCCTGAGGAGGCCACTGACACCGACCCCCAGGCCCAGGGCGCCATGTCCCTGCCCTCGGTCCCCAAGGCCCAGACGTCCTACGGCTTCACCACGCTGGCCGAGAGCCCCCACACTAGACGCAAGGAGTCTCTGTTCCACAGTGAGCACGGGGCCCTGGCCCAGGTGGGCTCCCTGGGTGCCGGGCGCCGCCGGGCAGCTGCCAAGGCCAACGGGGGTGACGGGGGCCCCAGGGAGGCTGGTGGGGCCCTCATGAGCCCCGGCCGCTACTTCAGTGGCGGGGAGAGCGACACGGGGTCCTCGGCCGAGTCCTCTCCCTTCGGGTCCCCTCTGCTCTCCCGCTCGGTGTCACTGCTCAAAGGCTTCGCCCAGGACAGCCAGGCCAAGGTGAGCCAGCTCCGGCACTCGGTGGGCCGCCACGGCTCCCTGTCGGCTGACGACAGCACTCCAGACACCAGCCCCGGGAGCCGGCGCCGCCTGACCCGCCGGGCACCCCTGGAACCTGGCCCCGAGTCGGGCCAGGCACGTGGAGAGCACACGGTCCCCGTGGGCCCTCGGGGCAGCGTGCGGCTGCTGGCGGAGTATGAGGCAGGCCAGGCCCGCCTCCGGGTGCGCCTGCTGGCCGCTGAGGGCCTCTACGACCGCTTGTACGATGCCCGAGGCATCAACTGCTGCGTCGGCCTGTGCCTGGTGCCCGGCAAGCTGCAGAAGCAGCGCAGCACCATCATCAAGAACAGCCGCCACCCGGTCTTCAACGAGGATTTCTTCTTCGACGGCCTGGGGCCGGCCAGCGTCCGGAAGCTGGCCCTCAGGATCAAGGTGGTGAACAAGGGCAGCAGCCTCAAGCGGGACACGCTGCTCGGGGAGAAGGAGCTGCCCCTGACCTCCCTGCTCCCCTTCCTGTAG